The following are encoded in a window of Cottoperca gobio chromosome 20, fCotGob3.1, whole genome shotgun sequence genomic DNA:
- the armc1 gene encoding armadillo repeat-containing protein 1, which produces MSAELDALTVVNQLRDLAADPLNRRAIVEDQGCLPGLILFLDHPNPQVVYSALLAVRYLAECRANREKMKGELGMMLSLQNVMQKSTSPGETKLLASEIYEILQLAGIEEAEQAEAAAASCQRKAQFFLGSNNKRAKTVVLHIDGLDDSTRRSLCEDALLKIRGVISFTFQMAVKRCVVRIRSDLKAEALGTAINSTKVMTAQQVLKMANGGERILPFHEDSEGQVEENTDIPDYLPEEESPSQEQDKAVTRVGSITDGMGWLNTAANFLTRSFYW; this is translated from the exons ATGAGTGCGGAGCTGGATGCCCTGACCGTGGTGAACCAGCTGCGAGATCTTGCTGCAGACCCCCTGAACCGAAGAGCCATAGTAGAAGACCAAGGCTGTCTGCCAGGTCTCATTCTTTTCTTGGACCACCCCAACCCTCAGGTCGTCTACTCTGCACTATTG GCCGTGCGCTACCTGGCAGAATGTCGAGCCAACAGGGAGAAGATGAAGGGCGAGCTGGGCATGATGCTGAGTTTGCAGAATGTCATGCAGAA GAGTACGTCGCCAGGGGAGACCAAACTGCTGGCCTCTGAGATCTATGAGATCTTGCAGTTGGCTGGTATAGAAGAGGCCGAACAGGCCGAGGCAGCCGCGGCGTCCTGCCAGCGTAAAGCCCAGTTCTTCCTGGGCTCCAACAACAAGAGAGCCAAGACTGTGGTGCTGCACATTGATGGACTGGACGACTCT ACTCGAAGGAGCCTTTGTGAAGATGCGTTGCTGAAGATTCGAGGGGTGATCAGCTTCACCTTCCAGATGGCTGTCAAGAGATGTGTTGTCAGGATCCGCTCCGACCTTAAAGCTGAG GCGTTGGGCACAGCAATCAACTCCACCAAAGTAATGACGGCGCAGCAGGTGTTGAAGATGGCGaatggaggagag CGGATCTTGCCATTCCACGAGGACTCTGAGGGGCAGGTAGAGGAGAACACAGACATCCCAGACTACCTGCCCGAGGAGGAGAGTCCGTCCCAGGAGCAGGACAAAGCCGTCACACGCGTAGGCTCCATCACAGACGGCATGGGCTGGCTCAACACGGCCGCCAACTTCCTGACCCGCTCCTTTTACTGGTGA